A genomic segment from Lutzomyia longipalpis isolate SR_M1_2022 chromosome 3, ASM2433408v1 encodes:
- the LOC129793416 gene encoding syntaxin-8 yields MSLVDVDSWITEYEACERLSREIQSQIVLRNREQRLSDEYSKLSGNVRMRLKQFSTELVSLEKKLEQTRRMDSLTTEEAERRQRQIEQLQSKLIQLQNQFAGTGDATRSALLQPGTSRLWDDEEDDQMLDTSTYSVKDLRQQQAQILEDQNQGLEALSKVISRQKDLALRIGDEVETQNEIIDDIADQLEHTDARINSATRRIEVVSAKDRTWPYWSIIIGLFVAIIIVALI; encoded by the exons ATGTCTCTGGTTGATGTTGATTCATG GATTACCGAATATGAGGCATGTGAGCGCCTCAGTCGGGAAATTCAATCGCAAATTGTGCTACGAAATCGCGAACAACGTCTCTCAGATGAGTACTCAAAATTATCTGGGAATGTCCGGATGCGCCTTAAACAATTCTCAACCGAGCTTGTGTCGTTGGAGAAGAAGCTGGAACAGACAAGACGTATGGATAGCTTGACGACGGAGGAGGCAGAGAGGCGACAGCGACAAATTGAGCAGCTTCAGTCGAAATTAATTCAGCTACAGAATCAATTTGCAGGCACTGGAGATGCCACCCGGAGTGCTCTTCTGCAGCCTGGTACATCGAGATTGTGGGATGATGAGGAGGACGATCAGATGCTTGATACGAGTACGTACTCTGTGAAGGATTTACGGCAGCAACAGGCACAAATTCTTGAGGATCAGAATCAAGGACTTGAAGCTCTATCGAAGGTGATTTCCCGCCAGAAAGATTTGGCTTTGCGCATCGGAGATGAGGTAGAGACACAAAATGAGATCATCGATGATATAGCTGATCAACTGGAGCATACAGATGCGAGAATAAACAGTGCGACACGTCGAATTGAAGTTGTCAGCGCCAAAGATAGAACCTGGCCCTACTGGAGCATCATTATTGGCCTCTTTGTAGCCATCATCATTGTTGCCCTCATCTAG
- the LOC129793387 gene encoding cytochrome b-c1 complex subunit 2, mitochondrial, protein MASSASKAPLFRSVAIRGFAAQAASKPLRGSSDVHSTVLPNKLVVASAESATPISRVSILFNAGSRNENYDNLGTTHVLRAAAGLTTKGSTTFAITRNIQQIGGNLSVTSDREVIAYTLEVTPNHLDTGLKFLQDVATGQVFKPWELDETATRLREDLARIPGQVRAMDLLHRAAFRSALGNSIFCPKHQIGRISPETLQHYVASNFTTNRTAVVGVGIDHNTLCGYAQNLPIDSGAGKENSSPFVGGTEARLDRGGQWAHVAIATQGEGWNTNPKEALAYHVLQYAAGVGPWTKRGNNNGIIGKAITGTLGEKPFGFGAFNATYSDTGLFGFILSAEARDAGKAIEAAVKTLRSGSLTSDDIARGKAQFRNDFLYWVENGENLAVDLGAQAALCRSVLSPAQIVAEIDAISASDVNAVAKKVASGKLSLAAVGNLATVPHVDQL, encoded by the exons ATGGCAAGTTCCGCCTCGAAAGCACCTCTCTTCCGATCAGTTGCC ATCCGCGGATTCGCCGCTCAGGCTGCCTCCAAGCCTCTACGTGGTAGTAGCGATGTGCATTCTACGGTGCTGCCGAATAAACTCGTCGTAGCATCAGCTGAGTCTGCAACACCCATCTCCAGGGTTTCCATCCTCTTCAATGCTGGCTCACGCAATGAGAACTACGACAATCTAGGTACCACCCACGTCCTCCGTGCTGCTGCTGGATTGACCACCAAGGGTTCCACCACGTTTGCAATTACACGCAATATTCAGCAAATTGGTGGCAATCTCAGCGTGACTAGTGATCGTGAAGTGATTGCTTACACGCTCGAGGTGACCCCAAATCATCTCGACACGGGACTCAAGTTCCTCCAGGACGTTGCCACTGGACAGGTATTCAAGCCATGGGAACTCGATGAGACCGCAACGCGTCTTCGGGAGGATTTAGCTCGTATCCCAGGACAGGTGCGTGCTATGGATCTCCTCCACCGTGCTGCTTTCCGTAGCGCTCTGGGGAATTCCATTTTCTGCCCCAAGCACCAGATTGGACGTATCTCCCCTGAGACTCTTCAGCATTATGTTGCATCCAACTTTACCACCAACAG GACTGCTGTTGTAGGAGTTGGCATTGACCACAATACGCTCTGTGGGTACGCCCAGAATCTTCCCATTGATTCCGGAGCTGgcaaggaaaattcttcaccaTTTGTGGGTGGCACAGAAGCCAGGTTAGATCGTGGAGGACAATGGGCTCACGTGGCTATAGCCACACAGGGAGAAGGTTGGAATACTAATCCGAAGGAAGCTCTGGCCTATCATGTTCTTCAGTACGCTGCTGGAGTTGGCCCATGGACAAAACGTGGTAATAATAATGGAATCATCGGGAAAGCTATCACCGGAACCCTCGGGGAGAAACCCTTCGGCTTTGGAGCCTTCAATGCCACATACAGTGACACAGGGCTCTTTGGATTCATCCTCTCAGCCGAAGCCAGGGATGCTGGGAAAGCAATTGAGGCTGCTGTGAAGACTCTCCGTTCAGGAAGCCTCACATCCGATGATATTGCCCGCGGGAAGGCACAATTTAGGAACGACTTCCTATACTGGGTGGAGAATGGGGAGAATCTAGCTGTTGATCTTGGAGCTCAGGCTGCCCTTTGCCGATCTGTGTTGTCTCCAGCACAGATAGTTGCTGAGATAGACGCGATTTCTGCATCAGATGTCAATGCT GTGGCAAAGAAGGTAGCATCCGGAAAACTCTCACTGGCAGCCGTTGGGAATTTGGCAACTGTACCCCATGTAGATCAGTTGTAA